A genomic segment from Aegilops tauschii subsp. strangulata cultivar AL8/78 chromosome 1, Aet v6.0, whole genome shotgun sequence encodes:
- the LOC109742495 gene encoding MAR-binding filament-like protein 1, whose amino-acid sequence MGYHHLLVVSPPAQPPPSRRRLSLLSRSPRGAVTAAASPDAARSSSVVASSAATRRRAVLLVGISVLPLLRLRDAATSAAQPSAVDLVTDKMDIQMSEEMQPEETRAGPPQPEVKRPSPGNPLASLLNAIAVIASGLLAGLLGTTQREKKALQSVISSMEIKLAEDEAAMSLLRENYEKRLLDEQVTQKKQARMFQDEEASLLDQLASTKRTVKKLYEEVMKEKELVEQLKHGIHDLEISIAQAEEDKHAFEENLRDKLETLDILHGKVNLLSQDVNDKEENITELSSSLSTKEGDYQSLHLMFNQTKESLEHANSRMEQLEKYVYAVKNDIKSKISSIDSLNEDVQTLYRAKSDAEEKISELMKQYTELEAASKMRASRDSELLSNKDGQLNQLEERLSTALSDSSEDRIIIAELNSELEANRTMLLNEVETRKKLSDLVQSTEDALKESRNELFKLSEELNEVNISNHDLTTQISEFTNESNEVKQALIKKVEEAESVCKALSDEFASVKEIHQKTQEDLEVTSNQLVSIKEVHDELSKELLDAYKKLESTTDELVRERRINATLNRELEALVKQSQVESEARRALQADLDEATVSLNEVNESTLFLSNKLDSTVSRISAIKEEKEVLSAALLEQKKSTAEAQKNMVDAQHLIKRLGMERENSEIRSTKLEEELATAKGEMLYLRRQITASGSQNTDVLEASPTPNFNQSPEDRVPNTSSTDAVPPRSAKKIYRRRKDRPST is encoded by the exons ATGggctaccaccacctcctcgTCGTCTCGCCGCCGgcgcagccgccgccgtcgcggcGGCGCCTCTCCCTACTCTCCCGCTCGCCGCGGGGGGCCGTCACAGCCGCTGCCTCGCCCGAtgccgcccgctcctcgtcggTGGTGGCATCGTCGGCGGCCACGCGAAGGAGGGCCGTGCTCCTGGTCGGGATCTCCGTGCTCCCGCTCCTGCGCCTCCGTGACGCGGCGACCTCCGCCGCGCAGCCCTCAGCGGTCGATCTCGTCACTG ATAAAATGGACATTCAGATGTCTGAGGAAATGCAGCCTGAAGAAACTAGGGCTGGACCACCTCAGCCTGAGGTGAAAAGGCCATCTCCAGGGAATCCACTTGCTAGTCTTCTGAATGCAATTGCAGTTATTGCTTCTGGGCTTCTGGCTGGGCTTCTTGGTACTACTCAACGTGAAAAGAAGGCCTTGCAGTCAGTCATCTCATCT ATGGAGATCAAATTGGCTGAAGATGAGGCAGCGATGTCTTTGCTTAGAGAGAACTATGAGAAAAGGCTATTGGACGAACAAGTGACACAGAAGAAACAAGCTAGGATGTTCCAGGACGAGGAAGCTTCTCTTCTTGATCAATTGGCTTCAACGAAGAGAACTGTAAAAAAATTATATGAGGAAGTTATGAAGGAGAAGGAGCTAGTTGAACAGCTTAAACATGGAATACATGATCTTGAGATTAGCATTGCACAAGCAGAGGAAGACAAACATGCGTTTGAAGAAAATTTGAGGGACAAGTTGGAAACACTTGATATTTTACATGGCAAGGTAAATCTGCTTAGCCAAGATGTAAATGACAAGGAGGAAAACATTACAGAACTCAGTTCATCACTTTCAACCAAGGAAGGAGACTACCAGAGCCTGCACTTGATGTTTAATCAGACTAAAGAGAGCCTGGAACATGCAAATTCTAGAATGGAGCAACTGGAGAAGTATGTTTATGCAGTTAAAAATGATATAAAATCAAAGATATCCTCAATTGATTCATTGAATGAGGATGTCCAAACATTGTACAGAGCAAAGAGTGATGCCGAGGAAAAAATAAGCGAGTTAATGAAACAGTACACGGAATTGGAAGCTGCTTCTAAGATGAGGGCCTCTCGCGATTCTGAACTATTGTCCAATAAAGATGGTCAGCTCAATCAACTTGAAGAACGACTTTCTACTGCATTAAGTGACTCTAGTGAAGACAGAATTATAATTGCCGAGTTAAACAGTGAATTGGAAGCTAACAGAACAATGCTACTCAATGAAGTTGAGACCCGGAAAAAATTGTCGGATCTTGTTCAGTCCACTGAAGATGCACTTAAAGAATCCAGAAATGAGTTGTTCAAACTGTCCGAAGAGCTTAATGAAGTAAATATATCAAACCATGACTTGACAACCCAGATTTCAGAATTCACAAATGAGTCTAATGAAGTGAAACAGGCTCTGATTAAGAAAGTAGAAGAAGCGGAATCAGTTTGTAAAGCTCTTTCAGATGAATTTGCCTCAGTGAAGGAGATACATCAAAAGACACAAGAAGATCTTGAAGTCACCTCTAATCAATTGGTGTCTATTAAAGAAGTGCATGATGAACTTAGTAAAGAATTGCTGGATGCATATAAAAAGTTAGAGTCCACAACAGATGAGCTTGTTAGAGAACGAAGGATTAATGCTACTTTAAATAGGGAGCTTGAGGCATTGGTGAAACAATCGCAGGTGGAATCTGAAGCTAGAAGAGCTCTTCAAGCAGACTTGGATGAGGCCACTGTTTCACTAAATGAGGTGAATGAGAGTACATTATTTCTGTCTAATAAGCTTGATAGCACTGTTTCCAGGATTTCTGCTATTAAAGAAGAGAAAGAGGTTCTTTCAGCGGCTCTTTTGGAGCAAAAGAAAAGTACAGCCGAAGCTCAGAAAAATATGGTGGATGCTCAGCATCTTATTAAAAGGCTTGGGATGGAGAGAGAGAATAGTGAAATCAGGAGTACAAAGCTTGAAGAGGAGTTGGCCACAGCAAAAGGTGAGATGTTATATCTGAGGAGGCAGATTACTGCAAGTGGGTCACAGAATACAGATGTTTTGGAAGCAAGCCCAACACCAAATTTCAACCAATCTCCGGAAGATCGTGTTCCAAATACCAGTAGTACTGATGCTGTACCTCCTCGTTCTGCTAAGAAGATTTATAGGAGAAGAAAAGACAGACCATCAACATGA